Proteins encoded by one window of Cylindrospermum stagnale PCC 7417:
- a CDS encoding ShlB/FhaC/HecB family hemolysin secretion/activation protein translates to MINKSPKKLALSWMQLSIFVLFSSITSRPLKAQTIETGQLANDNAVLSQQLPPSQDVQPSSPPSFPTPQLLPPPAELLPSSEPTAAPNENFPANTTATIIVERFEVVGSTVFSPEELAEATKDLIKKPISVAEVFQARSKITELYIKRGYITSGAYLPPQTIQSGVVKIQVVEGKLEDIQVGYLKDSTRRLNPNYVRSRLAIATTAPLNRERLLEALQLLQLNPLIQNVSAELSAGSRPGASVLQVKIREAKTFNTQVVLDNGRSPSVGSLRRRLNVSEANLLGLGDGLSVGYTNTDGSNAFEANYTIPVNPHNGTLTFNFGTASSNVIESPFDDLDIQSSSNYYELTFRQPLFQTPKQEFALGLTASRTETEATYIKGERLPFPSLGADNEGRTKLSVLRFFQEWTARNSREVLALRSQFNLGTGAFNATYHEDAPDGRFFAWRGQGQWARLLAPETLLLLRANTQLTSRTLVPIEQFGLGGQENVRGYRQDYLLSDNGAFASAEVQVPIFRLPKKEGILHVLPFADFGIAWNTGRDDPDPSTLAAVGLGLRWTQGDRFTARLDWGIPLLPVESQNNTWQENGLHFSLQYNPL, encoded by the coding sequence ATGATTAACAAATCCCCTAAGAAGCTGGCATTGTCCTGGATGCAGCTGAGTATATTTGTATTGTTTAGCAGTATTACTTCTAGACCTCTGAAAGCGCAGACTATAGAGACTGGACAACTAGCAAACGACAATGCTGTGCTTTCTCAACAACTCCCACCATCGCAGGATGTACAACCATCCTCACCTCCTTCATTTCCTACACCCCAATTACTTCCGCCACCAGCAGAATTACTTCCATCCTCTGAGCCAACTGCCGCACCTAATGAAAATTTTCCTGCTAATACGACCGCAACTATCATTGTTGAACGTTTTGAAGTTGTTGGCAGTACAGTCTTTAGTCCTGAAGAGTTGGCTGAAGCAACTAAAGACTTGATCAAAAAACCAATCTCTGTGGCTGAAGTATTTCAGGCTCGTTCTAAAATCACCGAGCTATATATTAAGCGTGGTTACATTACTTCTGGTGCTTATCTTCCACCTCAAACCATCCAGTCTGGTGTGGTGAAAATTCAAGTGGTCGAAGGTAAATTAGAAGATATCCAGGTAGGTTATCTGAAAGATAGTACTCGGCGACTCAACCCCAATTATGTACGCAGTCGCCTAGCGATCGCCACCACGGCACCTCTAAATCGGGAGCGGCTGCTAGAAGCGCTGCAATTACTGCAACTCAATCCTTTGATTCAAAATGTGTCTGCTGAACTCTCAGCTGGGTCGCGTCCCGGTGCGAGTGTGCTACAAGTCAAGATCAGGGAAGCAAAAACTTTCAATACCCAAGTAGTTTTGGATAATGGGCGATCGCCTAGCGTTGGTAGTTTGCGACGCCGATTAAATGTGTCTGAAGCCAACTTACTGGGATTGGGAGATGGTTTGAGTGTAGGGTACACCAATACTGATGGTAGCAACGCCTTTGAAGCAAATTACACAATACCAGTTAATCCACATAACGGGACGCTGACTTTTAACTTTGGCACTGCATCCAGCAATGTGATTGAAAGCCCTTTTGACGACTTAGATATTCAATCAAGTTCTAATTACTACGAGCTGACATTTCGCCAGCCTCTATTTCAAACTCCCAAGCAAGAATTTGCCCTTGGTTTGACGGCTTCGAGAACTGAAACTGAAGCTACTTATATCAAAGGAGAACGACTGCCTTTTCCTTCTCTGGGAGCGGATAACGAAGGACGCACAAAGTTATCTGTGTTGCGATTTTTTCAAGAATGGACTGCTCGCAACAGCCGTGAAGTGCTCGCCTTGCGATCGCAATTTAACTTAGGCACTGGTGCGTTTAATGCGACCTATCATGAAGATGCTCCTGATGGACGCTTTTTTGCTTGGCGGGGACAAGGGCAGTGGGCACGCTTGTTGGCTCCTGAAACCTTGCTGTTACTACGTGCAAATACACAATTAACATCCAGAACACTTGTGCCTATAGAGCAGTTTGGCTTAGGTGGTCAGGAGAATGTTCGCGGCTACCGTCAAGATTATTTGTTGTCAGATAATGGCGCATTTGCTTCTGCTGAAGTGCAAGTGCCGATTTTCCGCTTACCGAAAAAGGAAGGTATATTACACGTGCTCCCCTTTGCTGATTTTGGCATCGCCTGGAATACTGGTAGAGATGATCCTGACCCTAGTACTCTAGCTGCTGTTGGTCTGGGTTTGCGCTGGACACAAGGCGATCGCTTTACAGCTCGTCTTGACTGGGGAATTCCTTTATTACCTGTGGAATCCCAGAACAACACATGGCAAGAAAATGGGCTACATTTTTCTTTACAATACAATCCTTTATAA
- a CDS encoding class II glutamine amidotransferase: MCQLLGMNCNVPTDICFSFEGFSARGGKTDDHRDGWGIAFFEGKGCRIFIDAKPSIASPVAELVRSYPIHSTHVIAHIRKATQGEITLQNCHPFRRELWGHYWVFAHNGNLPNFHPENKGFFRAVGNTDSEKAFCLMLETLRQRFPEGKPPLEELYPVLLKVTENLASIGVFNYLLSDGEHFFAHCSTKLSYIVRQAPFAAAHLIDQDMTVDFRELTSQSDRVAVIATTPLTDNEVWTPIQPGELLVFQDGWPLKFG, encoded by the coding sequence ATGTGCCAACTGCTGGGAATGAATTGCAATGTACCCACGGATATTTGCTTTTCCTTTGAAGGGTTTTCTGCACGGGGAGGAAAAACCGATGATCATCGCGATGGTTGGGGTATTGCTTTCTTTGAAGGTAAAGGGTGTCGGATTTTTATAGATGCCAAACCCTCCATAGCTTCTCCCGTGGCCGAGTTAGTGCGGAGCTATCCCATCCACTCTACCCATGTGATTGCTCATATCCGCAAAGCTACCCAAGGAGAAATTACCCTACAAAACTGTCATCCTTTCCGTAGAGAACTGTGGGGACATTATTGGGTATTTGCTCACAACGGAAACTTGCCAAATTTTCATCCAGAAAACAAGGGCTTTTTTCGAGCCGTGGGTAACACCGATAGTGAGAAAGCATTTTGCTTGATGCTAGAAACCTTAAGACAACGCTTTCCTGAAGGTAAGCCTCCTCTAGAGGAACTATACCCGGTGCTACTTAAAGTCACAGAAAATCTGGCATCAATAGGCGTCTTTAACTACTTGCTGTCGGATGGGGAACACTTTTTTGCCCATTGCTCAACCAAACTCAGCTACATTGTGCGTCAAGCCCCCTTTGCTGCTGCTCACTTGATTGACCAAGATATGACTGTAGATTTTCGGGAATTGACTTCACAAAGCGATCGCGTCGCCGTGATCGCTACCACCCCCCTCACGGATAACGAAGTTTGGACGCCAATCCAACCAGGAGAACTACTAGTATTTCAAGATGGTTGGCCCCTGAAATTTGGGTAA
- the cysT gene encoding sulfate ABC transporter permease subunit CysT, whose amino-acid sequence MSLSPSIQVNGKTPVWKTFLDQLIRLPWTWRITLAYLTVMLFVPIAAMFLKASTVPPTKFWEIATSEIALATYNVTFVTSICAALLNGVFGTLIAWVLVRYNFPFKRIIDATVDLPFALPTSVAGLTLATVYSDNGWIGSLLAPLGIKVSFTRLGVAVAMIFISLPFVVRTVQPVLQEMEHEIEEAAWCLGASQWQTFWKVILPPLFPTILTGMALGFSRAVGEYGSTVIISSNTPFQDLIAPVLIFQRLEQYDYSGATVIGIVLLAISLVLLLAINFLQAWARRYDQR is encoded by the coding sequence ATGAGTCTATCTCCTTCTATACAAGTTAACGGTAAAACTCCAGTCTGGAAAACGTTCTTAGATCAATTGATTCGGCTTCCCTGGACTTGGAGGATTACCCTGGCATATCTGACAGTGATGTTATTTGTTCCCATCGCTGCCATGTTTCTGAAAGCGAGTACAGTACCTCCCACTAAATTTTGGGAAATCGCTACCAGTGAGATCGCACTAGCAACCTACAACGTCACTTTTGTTACCTCAATTTGTGCGGCTTTGCTCAATGGCGTTTTTGGGACTCTGATAGCTTGGGTTTTAGTCCGCTACAACTTTCCGTTCAAACGGATAATTGATGCCACAGTGGATTTACCCTTTGCCTTGCCAACGTCGGTCGCTGGATTAACACTGGCAACGGTTTACAGCGATAACGGCTGGATTGGTTCACTGCTGGCACCACTGGGAATTAAGGTATCCTTTACCCGTTTGGGTGTAGCAGTGGCGATGATATTTATCTCGCTGCCTTTTGTGGTGCGGACTGTACAACCTGTACTTCAGGAAATGGAACATGAGATTGAAGAAGCTGCCTGGTGTTTGGGTGCTTCTCAATGGCAAACTTTTTGGAAAGTGATTTTACCGCCTTTATTTCCGACAATTTTGACGGGAATGGCCTTGGGTTTTTCCCGTGCTGTTGGGGAGTATGGTTCGACGGTAATTATCTCTTCTAATACCCCTTTCCAAGATTTGATCGCACCTGTGCTGATTTTCCAACGCTTAGAGCAGTATGACTATTCTGGTGCAACTGTAATCGGTATAGTTCTATTAGCAATTTCCTTGGTGCTGCTACTGGCAATTAATTTCTTACAAGCGTGGGCAAGAAGATATGACCAGAGATAG
- the cysW gene encoding sulfate ABC transporter permease subunit CysW translates to MTRDRAKQQQSWVPTVLIGIAIAYLALVQYIPAINVFIQAFHKGVGPFFANLTRPEFIHAAWLTLILAVIAVPINTVFGLCAAWAIARHKFPGRAIVLSIIDLPFSISPVVAGLMIVLLYGRQGWFGPWLQEHNIQIVFAFPGMILATAFVSMPFVAREVIPVLEEFGSDQEEAAKTLGANDWQIFWRVTLPSIRWGLLYGIILTNARAMGEFGAVSVVSGNIANTTQSLPLFVEDAYKQYETEAAFSAAVLLGLLAVVTLVLKEILERKTSIKDVE, encoded by the coding sequence ATGACCAGAGATAGAGCGAAACAGCAGCAGAGTTGGGTACCGACGGTTTTGATTGGAATTGCGATCGCCTATTTAGCCCTAGTTCAATATATCCCTGCTATCAACGTTTTTATCCAAGCTTTCCACAAGGGAGTAGGCCCATTTTTTGCCAACTTAACGCGACCTGAATTTATTCACGCAGCTTGGCTAACGCTGATACTGGCTGTGATTGCAGTGCCGATAAATACTGTGTTTGGATTATGTGCAGCTTGGGCCATCGCCCGCCATAAGTTCCCCGGACGCGCTATAGTTTTGAGCATTATTGACCTGCCTTTTTCCATCTCGCCAGTTGTTGCCGGATTAATGATTGTGCTACTTTATGGGCGGCAGGGGTGGTTTGGCCCTTGGCTCCAGGAGCATAATATCCAGATTGTCTTTGCCTTTCCTGGCATGATCTTGGCTACAGCATTCGTGAGTATGCCATTTGTTGCCAGGGAAGTAATTCCGGTGTTAGAAGAATTTGGCAGCGACCAAGAAGAAGCTGCTAAAACCTTAGGTGCAAACGATTGGCAAATATTTTGGCGCGTTACCCTGCCAAGTATCCGTTGGGGCTTACTCTACGGAATAATCTTGACCAATGCCAGAGCAATGGGTGAATTTGGGGCGGTTTCCGTGGTATCTGGCAACATTGCTAATACAACCCAGAGTTTACCACTATTTGTTGAGGACGCTTATAAACAGTATGAAACAGAAGCTGCCTTCTCTGCCGCTGTGTTGTTGGGATTGCTAGCAGTCGTAACTTTGGTGCTGAAGGAAATTCTCGAACGCAAAACCAGCATTAAAGATGTTGAATAG
- a CDS encoding NIL domain-containing protein: protein MASDHNTLIRKRIQVRVPNDYHQEPVISRLVSNYGLTVNITAALLAANAVGDGWFNLELQGTETQIQNGLTYLHDLELEVWDETKAGDW, encoded by the coding sequence ATGGCCAGTGATCACAATACGCTGATCCGCAAACGGATTCAGGTCAGAGTTCCTAACGACTATCATCAGGAACCTGTCATTTCTCGCCTGGTGTCTAACTACGGACTGACTGTGAATATTACGGCGGCGCTTTTGGCTGCCAATGCTGTTGGTGATGGTTGGTTTAACCTGGAGTTACAAGGAACAGAAACCCAAATTCAAAATGGGTTGACTTATCTCCACGATTTGGAGTTGGAAGTTTGGGATGAGACTAAGGCGGGTGATTGGTAA
- a CDS encoding response regulator, with product MTEQILIESDKLFSEFKKCSQQQYNGELNIKNSQGNKWTFYYQLGQIVWATGGTHPNRRWRRNLAQNCPQIDIDQVQLTAENILIDHWDYQLLAKLYKKQQIQREQIKAIVENTIAELLFDLAQQANSTSLSCDGLCPAVREHQQEVRLEAPISSVCVSVALKQMQDSWHKWSESGLASISPDLAVVLRKPEQLQRQVSPAVYKNFEKFINGKHSLRDLAVKMKQSVLPVTRSLLPYNHKGITEFVEVSDLPLPVTKLKNNYQHTQLRTRNAPLIACVDDSPQVCKMLERIIGSKGLRFINIQDPVQALPILIQSKPDLIFLDLMMPVVNGYELCAQLRRSSVFVNTPLVILTGSDGLFDRVRSKVYGATDFITKPVETDKVMGIVNKYLQTDSTVNHTYNLALSY from the coding sequence ATGACTGAGCAAATACTTATAGAATCGGATAAACTATTTAGTGAATTCAAAAAGTGTTCACAACAGCAATATAATGGTGAATTAAATATCAAAAATTCCCAGGGAAATAAATGGACTTTCTACTATCAACTGGGACAGATAGTTTGGGCAACAGGAGGGACTCATCCTAATCGGCGTTGGCGTAGAAATTTAGCTCAAAATTGTCCTCAAATTGATATTGATCAGGTACAGTTAACCGCCGAAAATATATTAATAGATCACTGGGATTATCAACTCCTGGCAAAATTATATAAAAAACAGCAAATTCAACGGGAACAGATTAAGGCTATTGTGGAAAATACAATAGCTGAACTTTTATTTGATCTAGCTCAACAGGCAAATTCTACCTCTTTGAGTTGCGATGGGCTATGCCCCGCTGTTCGCGAACACCAACAAGAAGTAAGGTTAGAAGCACCAATCAGTTCCGTGTGTGTAAGTGTGGCTCTCAAGCAAATGCAAGACTCCTGGCATAAATGGTCAGAATCTGGGTTAGCAAGTATTTCTCCTGACTTAGCAGTAGTCCTGCGGAAACCAGAGCAACTCCAGCGGCAGGTAAGCCCGGCTGTCTACAAAAACTTTGAGAAGTTCATTAACGGTAAACATAGCCTCAGAGATTTAGCTGTGAAAATGAAGCAGAGTGTATTGCCTGTCACTCGTTCATTGCTGCCCTATAACCACAAAGGAATCACGGAATTTGTAGAAGTATCCGACTTGCCTTTACCAGTCACTAAACTCAAAAACAACTATCAACATACACAACTAAGGACAAGGAATGCTCCACTAATAGCTTGTGTGGATGATAGCCCCCAAGTTTGTAAAATGCTAGAGAGGATTATTGGCTCAAAGGGGCTAAGGTTTATCAATATTCAAGATCCTGTGCAAGCTCTACCAATACTCATTCAGAGTAAGCCAGACTTGATTTTTTTGGATTTAATGATGCCAGTCGTCAACGGATACGAACTCTGCGCTCAGTTACGACGGAGTTCTGTTTTTGTCAATACACCGCTGGTTATTTTAACAGGCAGTGATGGCCTTTTTGATCGAGTTCGGTCTAAGGTATATGGTGCTACGGACTTTATCACCAAACCAGTAGAAACCGATAAGGTAATGGGGATAGTGAATAAGTATTTACAGACTGACTCAACAGTCAATCACACATATAATCTGGCACTTTCTTATTAA
- a CDS encoding HAD-IB family phosphatase → MKRIVFCDFDGTITVEESFVAVLKKFAPELSAQLLPQMYTRQMTLREGVRKILESIPSSRYPEILDFTQPQPIRPGFVELLDFLDSQKVPLVIVSGGLRGMVEVVLGQLMQRVHAIHAADVDTSGTHLKVLSDYEGDTELIAKVQVMAEYAAEQTIAIGDSITDLNMAIHASIVFARDRLAKHLDEHQKPYILWNNFEEVRDHLAKSWR, encoded by the coding sequence GTGAAGCGGATTGTTTTTTGCGACTTTGATGGCACAATCACAGTTGAAGAAAGCTTTGTGGCAGTTTTGAAAAAGTTTGCCCCGGAACTGTCTGCACAATTACTTCCCCAAATGTATACGCGACAGATGACACTACGAGAGGGTGTCAGAAAAATTCTGGAATCAATCCCCTCTTCACGCTATCCCGAAATTTTGGATTTTACTCAACCCCAACCAATCCGTCCTGGATTTGTAGAACTGCTAGATTTTCTAGATTCTCAAAAAGTACCCTTGGTGATTGTTTCTGGGGGTTTGCGGGGGATGGTGGAAGTGGTCTTGGGTCAGCTAATGCAGCGGGTTCATGCTATCCATGCAGCCGATGTAGATACCAGTGGAACGCATTTAAAAGTGCTGTCTGATTATGAGGGTGATACAGAACTAATTGCCAAGGTGCAGGTAATGGCAGAATATGCTGCTGAACAGACGATCGCGATTGGTGACTCGATCACCGACTTAAATATGGCAATTCATGCTTCTATTGTCTTTGCACGCGATCGCTTGGCCAAGCATCTAGATGAACATCAAAAACCCTACATTCTCTGGAATAATTTTGAGGAAGTACGCGATCATTTAGCGAAATCGTGGAGATGA
- a CDS encoding sulfate ABC transporter substrate-binding protein codes for MSLWQRQLKRLQLIAEQRTNRFRLNSLNGFVSLFLVGTVLSVALAACSGGNVSNSTSETPAANPVANNKQNVELTLVSFAVTKAAHEAIIPKFVAQWKKDHNQTVTFKQSYGGSGSQTRAVIDGLEADVVHLALAGDTAKIEKAGLIQPGWEKEVPNNGIVSRSVAALITRPGNPKGIKAWADLEKDGVKLITADPKTSGIAKWNFLALWNSVIKTGGDEAKATAFVTKVYNNVPILTKDAREATDTFAKQGQGDALINYENEIILAQQKGEKVDYVVPDVNISIDNPIAVVDKNVDKHGNREVAEGFIKFLYTPEAQQEFVKLGFRPADQTLAQTKEVADKFPKVKTLGTVQDFGGWEAVDKQFFADGALFDKIQAQKKR; via the coding sequence ATGAGTTTGTGGCAGCGCCAACTGAAACGATTGCAACTTATTGCCGAACAGAGAACCAATCGGTTCAGGCTAAATTCGCTCAATGGCTTTGTATCACTCTTTTTGGTAGGGACGGTCTTGAGTGTGGCACTTGCCGCCTGTTCTGGGGGAAACGTAAGTAATTCTACCAGCGAAACCCCTGCGGCTAATCCTGTTGCCAACAATAAACAGAATGTGGAATTAACCCTCGTGTCCTTTGCCGTCACCAAGGCAGCGCATGAAGCGATCATTCCTAAATTTGTGGCACAGTGGAAGAAAGACCATAACCAAACTGTCACCTTCAAGCAAAGCTATGGAGGGTCTGGTTCCCAAACTCGCGCCGTGATCGATGGTTTGGAAGCAGATGTTGTCCACTTGGCACTGGCGGGAGACACAGCAAAGATTGAAAAAGCTGGATTGATTCAGCCAGGATGGGAAAAGGAAGTTCCCAACAATGGCATTGTCTCCAGATCTGTGGCAGCACTAATCACTCGCCCAGGTAACCCCAAAGGTATCAAGGCCTGGGCCGATTTGGAGAAAGACGGAGTAAAACTAATTACCGCTGATCCCAAAACATCAGGTATTGCTAAGTGGAATTTCTTAGCGCTGTGGAATTCCGTGATTAAAACTGGGGGAGATGAGGCGAAAGCGACTGCATTTGTGACCAAGGTTTACAATAATGTACCAATTCTAACAAAAGATGCTCGCGAAGCCACGGATACATTTGCCAAGCAAGGTCAAGGGGATGCCCTAATCAACTACGAAAACGAAATTATCCTGGCACAACAAAAAGGCGAGAAGGTTGATTATGTAGTTCCTGATGTCAATATCTCCATCGATAATCCCATCGCCGTGGTGGATAAAAACGTCGATAAACACGGTAACCGTGAAGTAGCTGAAGGTTTTATCAAATTTCTCTATACTCCAGAGGCACAGCAGGAGTTTGTCAAATTGGGATTCAGACCTGCGGATCAGACTTTAGCCCAAACGAAGGAAGTTGCAGATAAATTTCCTAAAGTGAAAACTCTGGGTACGGTTCAGGACTTTGGCGGTTGGGAGGCTGTGGATAAGCAGTTCTTCGCAGACGGTGCTCTTTTTGACAAGATTCAAGCCCAAAAGAAACGGTAA
- a CDS encoding YihY/virulence factor BrkB family protein, which yields MAHRRFISFFRHLNWRTLKKTFTKTMERRLLGLASEIAFNAILSLFPAILALLTAIGLLAESLQDTFRKMAVQLSQIAPEEVLRLISDFATTEITNSKNSGLFSLSFVLAIWTASGAISTAMTAFDQIHQISPQHTRPFWKAKLISLGLTIGTILLLMLASFLVFISDLLLGMVVQKNASLVFLLHLWQLLLWPLALGMVAAAFGFIYRYGPSVWNPGRPMMPGAVLAAIFWAILSALFRLYVSNFGNYNKVYGAVGTVIVLMLWLWMSAFVLLVGDQLNVTVGEDIHSQASTRVGGIKN from the coding sequence ATGGCTCACCGCCGCTTTATCAGCTTCTTTCGCCACCTCAATTGGCGCACCCTCAAAAAAACTTTTACCAAGACAATGGAAAGACGACTTTTGGGGCTGGCCTCAGAAATTGCCTTTAATGCCATATTGTCGCTGTTTCCAGCAATTCTTGCCCTGCTCACAGCTATTGGCTTATTGGCAGAATCCTTGCAAGACACCTTTAGAAAAATGGCAGTGCAACTGAGTCAAATCGCTCCAGAAGAAGTTCTGCGTCTGATTAGTGATTTTGCAACCACAGAAATTACTAATTCCAAAAATAGTGGTTTGTTTTCTCTCAGTTTTGTACTTGCCATTTGGACAGCTTCAGGGGCTATCAGTACGGCGATGACTGCATTTGATCAAATTCATCAAATTTCCCCCCAACATACGCGCCCATTTTGGAAAGCAAAACTCATCTCCCTCGGATTAACAATTGGTACCATCTTGCTGCTAATGCTGGCTTCTTTCTTAGTATTTATCAGCGACCTACTATTAGGAATGGTGGTGCAGAAAAATGCTTCTTTGGTCTTTTTATTGCATCTTTGGCAGCTGTTGCTTTGGCCTTTAGCTTTAGGTATGGTGGCTGCTGCCTTTGGCTTCATCTATCGCTATGGACCCAGCGTCTGGAACCCAGGTAGGCCGATGATGCCAGGAGCCGTTTTAGCAGCTATTTTCTGGGCGATTCTTTCGGCTCTATTTCGGCTGTACGTCTCAAATTTCGGCAACTATAACAAAGTCTATGGTGCCGTGGGGACTGTGATAGTTTTAATGCTGTGGCTGTGGATGAGTGCCTTTGTTCTCCTTGTAGGCGATCAATTAAATGTGACTGTCGGTGAAGATATCCACTCCCAGGCGTCAACTCGCGTTGGGGGAATTAAAAATTAA